A window of the Streptomyces formicae genome harbors these coding sequences:
- a CDS encoding GNAT family N-acetyltransferase: MAELRTERLVLRAWRDSDRDPWAAMNADPEVRRYFPDVLTPELSDASVRRFQADLDRRGWGWWAVEVVSTGEFIGFTGLDPAEDDMPFTGVEAGWRLARTAWGHGYATEAAQAALTFGFESLALPEILAVTTATNLRSQAVMRRLGMTHDPADDFDDVNVPAGPLRRNVVYRRAAALGAAGRRAVTRRP; encoded by the coding sequence ATGGCTGAGCTGCGAACCGAGCGTCTTGTCCTCCGCGCGTGGCGGGATTCCGATCGTGACCCGTGGGCGGCGATGAACGCCGATCCCGAGGTGCGCAGATACTTCCCGGACGTGCTCACCCCCGAGCTGAGCGACGCGTCCGTGCGTCGCTTCCAGGCCGATCTCGACCGGCGGGGCTGGGGCTGGTGGGCGGTGGAGGTGGTGTCGACCGGCGAGTTCATCGGGTTCACCGGGCTGGACCCGGCCGAGGACGACATGCCGTTCACGGGCGTGGAGGCGGGCTGGCGGCTGGCCCGTACGGCCTGGGGGCACGGCTATGCGACCGAGGCCGCGCAGGCGGCGCTGACGTTCGGATTCGAGTCCCTCGCCCTGCCGGAGATCCTCGCGGTGACGACGGCCACCAACCTCCGGTCCCAGGCGGTGATGCGCCGCCTCGGCATGACCCACGACCCCGCCGACGACTTCGACGACGTGAACGTGCCCGCCGGGCCGCTGCGCCGGAACGTGGTGTACCGGCGCGCGGCGGCCCTCGGGGCGGCAGGCCGGCGTGCGGTGACCCGCCGCCCGTGA
- a CDS encoding NCS2 family permease codes for MTQSSVEPKTAAEDAGRGSHVPAGRSWLDRYFHISERGSTVAREVRGGITTFMAMAYILLLNPLILNGKDVDGNVLGQPGLITATAFAAAATTLLMGFLGKVPLALAAGLSVSGVLASQVVPQMTWPQAMAMCVMYGLVICLLVVTGLRELIMNSIPLALKHGITMGIGLFIALIGLVKAGFVGKGSEFGPPVTLGAGGELAGWPVLIFCLTLLLIFMLQARGIPGAILIGIVVGTIVAVVVHNVAELDAKAWNMAPPELGGNAVSMPDFSLFGQVEFGGWGEVGAMTVGFIVFTLVLAGFFDAMATIIGVGTEAKLADERGRMPGLSKALFIDGAGGAIGGVAGGSGQTVFVESATGVGEGARTGLASVVTGLFFAACLFFTPLTAIVPPQVASAALVVIGAMMMQNAKHVDWSDRAVAVPVFLTVVLMPFTYSITPGVAAGVISYVAIKAAQGKAREVGAFMWGLTAIFIVFFALHPIEGWLGVH; via the coding sequence ATGACCCAGTCGTCAGTGGAGCCGAAGACCGCCGCGGAGGATGCGGGCCGCGGCTCGCATGTACCCGCCGGTAGGTCTTGGCTGGACCGGTACTTTCACATATCCGAACGAGGATCGACGGTCGCGCGTGAGGTGCGCGGCGGCATCACCACCTTCATGGCGATGGCGTACATCCTCCTGCTCAACCCGCTGATCCTCAACGGCAAGGACGTCGACGGCAACGTCCTCGGCCAGCCGGGACTCATCACTGCGACTGCCTTCGCGGCCGCCGCGACCACCCTGCTCATGGGCTTCCTCGGCAAGGTGCCGCTCGCCCTCGCGGCCGGGCTCAGCGTTTCCGGTGTGCTCGCCTCCCAGGTCGTACCGCAGATGACGTGGCCGCAGGCCATGGCCATGTGTGTGATGTACGGCCTGGTGATCTGCCTGCTCGTGGTCACCGGGCTGCGTGAGCTGATCATGAACTCGATCCCGCTCGCGCTCAAGCACGGGATCACCATGGGCATCGGCCTGTTCATCGCCCTGATCGGGCTCGTCAAGGCCGGTTTCGTCGGCAAGGGCTCGGAGTTCGGGCCGCCCGTCACGCTCGGCGCCGGCGGTGAGCTCGCCGGCTGGCCGGTGCTGATCTTCTGCCTCACGCTGCTGCTGATCTTCATGCTTCAGGCCCGCGGCATCCCCGGCGCGATCCTGATCGGCATCGTCGTCGGGACGATCGTCGCGGTCGTCGTCCACAACGTCGCGGAGCTCGACGCCAAGGCGTGGAACATGGCCCCGCCGGAGCTCGGCGGCAACGCGGTCTCCATGCCCGACTTCTCGCTCTTCGGGCAGGTCGAGTTCGGCGGCTGGGGCGAGGTCGGCGCGATGACCGTCGGCTTCATCGTCTTCACCCTCGTCCTGGCCGGCTTCTTCGACGCGATGGCCACCATCATCGGCGTCGGCACCGAGGCCAAGCTCGCCGACGAGCGGGGCCGTATGCCGGGCCTGTCGAAGGCGCTGTTCATCGACGGCGCCGGCGGTGCCATCGGCGGCGTCGCGGGCGGCTCGGGCCAGACCGTGTTCGTCGAGTCCGCCACCGGCGTCGGCGAGGGCGCGAGGACGGGCCTCGCCTCGGTCGTCACCGGTCTGTTCTTCGCGGCCTGCCTGTTCTTCACCCCGCTCACCGCGATCGTGCCGCCCCAGGTCGCCTCCGCGGCCCTGGTCGTCATCGGCGCGATGATGATGCAGAACGCCAAGCACGTGGACTGGAGCGACCGCGCCGTCGCCGTCCCGGTCTTCCTCACGGTGGTGCTGATGCCGTTCACGTACAGCATCACCCCGGGTGTGGCCGCCGGCGTCATCTCGTACGTCGCGATCAAGGCCGCCCAGGGCAAGGCCCGTGAGGTGGGCGCCTTCATGTGGGGCCTGACCGCGATCTTCATCGTGTTCTTCGCCCTCCACCCGATCGAGGGGTGGCTGGGGGTTCACTGA
- a CDS encoding xanthine dehydrogenase family protein molybdopterin-binding subunit: MALNPRVANAPAGTPTKVTQGSQTKGGIGESTLRPDGTLKVTGEFAYSSDMWHEDMLWGQILRSTVAHAEIVSIDTSEALAQAGVYAVLTYDDLPTDVKNYGLEIQDTPVLAHGVVRHHGEPVALVAADHPETARRAAAKIKVEYRELPVVTDEAGATAPGAPLLHPGRDDHHAGHVPHPNIVHRQPIVRGNADEAAERADVIVTGEYTFGMQDQAFLGPESGLAVPAEDGGVDLYVATQWLHSDLRQIAPVLGLPEEKVRMTLSGVGGAFGGREDLSMQIHACLLALRTGKPVKIVYNRFESFFGHVHRHPAKLYYEHGATKDGKLTHLKCRIVLDGGAYASASPAVVGNAASLSVGPYVVDDVDIEAIALYTNNPPCGAMRGFGAVQACFAYEAQMDKLAKKLGLDPVEFRQLNAMEQGTIMPTGQPVDSPAPVAELLRRVKAMPLPPEQQWVTTEGADVRALPGGLSNTTHGEGVVRGVGYAVGIKNVGFSEGFDDYSTAKVRMEVVGGEPVATVHTAMAEVGQGGVTVHAQIARTELGVTQVTIHPADTQVGSAGSTSASRQTYVTGGAVKNSCELVREKVLELGRRKFGTYHPAWATAELLLEGGKVVTDGGEVLAGLVDVLEDGAVEVEAEWRHRPTEAFDLRTGQGNGHVQYSFAAHRAVVEVDTELGLVKVIELACAQDVGKALNPLSVVGQIQGGTTQGLGVAVMEEIIVDPKTAKVRNPSFTDYLIPTILDTPTIPVDVLELADDHAPYGLRGIGEAPTLSSTPAVLAAIRNATGLELNRTPVRPEHLTGT, encoded by the coding sequence ATGGCGCTGAATCCCCGAGTCGCCAACGCTCCGGCGGGCACTCCCACCAAGGTCACCCAGGGGTCGCAGACCAAGGGCGGCATCGGCGAGTCCACGCTGCGCCCCGACGGCACCCTCAAGGTCACCGGCGAGTTCGCGTACTCCTCGGACATGTGGCACGAGGACATGCTGTGGGGGCAGATCCTGCGCTCCACCGTCGCCCACGCCGAGATCGTCTCCATCGACACGTCCGAGGCCCTCGCCCAGGCCGGCGTCTACGCCGTCCTCACCTACGACGACCTGCCGACCGACGTGAAGAACTACGGTCTGGAGATCCAGGACACCCCGGTCCTCGCCCACGGCGTCGTACGCCACCACGGCGAGCCGGTGGCCCTGGTCGCCGCCGACCACCCGGAGACCGCGCGCCGCGCCGCCGCCAAGATCAAGGTCGAGTACCGGGAGCTGCCGGTCGTCACCGACGAGGCCGGCGCGACCGCGCCCGGCGCGCCGCTCCTGCACCCGGGCCGCGACGACCACCACGCGGGACACGTCCCGCACCCGAACATCGTCCACCGCCAGCCGATCGTGCGCGGCAACGCCGACGAGGCCGCCGAGCGCGCCGACGTCATCGTCACCGGCGAGTACACCTTCGGCATGCAGGACCAGGCGTTCCTCGGCCCCGAGTCCGGCCTCGCCGTACCGGCCGAGGACGGCGGCGTCGACCTGTACGTCGCCACCCAGTGGCTCCACTCCGACCTGCGCCAGATCGCCCCGGTCCTCGGCCTGCCCGAGGAGAAGGTCCGGATGACGCTCTCCGGCGTCGGCGGCGCCTTCGGCGGCCGCGAGGACCTGTCGATGCAGATCCACGCCTGCCTGCTGGCGCTGCGCACCGGCAAGCCGGTCAAGATCGTCTACAACCGGTTCGAGTCCTTCTTCGGACACGTCCACCGCCACCCGGCGAAGCTGTACTACGAGCACGGCGCCACCAAGGACGGCAAGCTCACCCACCTCAAGTGCCGCATCGTCCTGGACGGCGGCGCCTACGCCTCGGCCTCCCCGGCCGTTGTCGGCAACGCCGCTTCGCTCTCCGTCGGCCCGTACGTCGTCGACGACGTCGACATCGAGGCGATCGCGCTCTACACCAACAACCCGCCCTGCGGGGCGATGCGCGGCTTCGGCGCGGTGCAGGCGTGCTTCGCGTACGAGGCCCAGATGGACAAGCTCGCCAAGAAGCTGGGCCTGGACCCCGTGGAGTTCCGGCAGCTCAACGCCATGGAGCAGGGCACGATCATGCCGACCGGGCAGCCGGTCGACTCGCCGGCGCCGGTCGCGGAGCTGCTGCGCCGCGTCAAGGCCATGCCGCTGCCGCCCGAGCAGCAGTGGGTGACCACCGAAGGAGCGGACGTCCGGGCGCTGCCCGGCGGTCTGTCCAACACCACGCACGGAGAAGGCGTCGTGCGAGGTGTCGGTTACGCGGTCGGCATCAAGAACGTCGGCTTCTCCGAGGGCTTCGACGACTACTCCACCGCCAAGGTGCGCATGGAGGTCGTGGGCGGTGAGCCGGTCGCGACCGTGCACACCGCGATGGCGGAGGTCGGCCAGGGCGGTGTCACCGTCCACGCGCAGATCGCCCGTACGGAGCTGGGCGTCACCCAGGTGACCATCCACCCGGCCGACACCCAGGTCGGTTCGGCCGGCTCGACGTCCGCGTCGCGGCAGACGTACGTCACCGGCGGCGCCGTCAAGAACTCCTGCGAGCTCGTCCGCGAGAAGGTGCTGGAGCTCGGCCGCCGCAAGTTCGGTACGTACCACCCGGCGTGGGCCACCGCCGAGCTGCTGCTGGAAGGCGGCAAGGTCGTCACCGACGGCGGCGAGGTCCTCGCCGGCCTGGTGGACGTCCTGGAGGACGGGGCCGTCGAGGTCGAGGCCGAGTGGCGGCACCGCCCGACGGAAGCCTTCGACCTGCGTACCGGCCAGGGCAACGGCCACGTCCAGTACTCCTTCGCCGCGCACCGCGCGGTCGTCGAGGTCGACACCGAGCTCGGCCTGGTCAAGGTCATCGAGCTGGCCTGCGCCCAGGACGTCGGCAAAGCGCTCAACCCGCTGTCCGTCGTCGGCCAGATCCAGGGCGGTACGACCCAGGGCCTGGGCGTGGCGGTCATGGAGGAGATCATCGTCGACCCCAAGACCGCGAAGGTCAGGAACCCGTCCTTCACGGACTACCTCATCCCCACGATCCTCGACACGCCGACCATCCCGGTCGACGTGCTCGAACTCGCCGACGACCACGCCCCCTACGGTCTCCGCGGCATCGGCGAGGCCCCCACCCTGTCCTCCACCCCGGCCGTCCTCGCGGCGATCCGGAACGCGACGGGGCTGGAGCTCAACAGAACACCGGTACGCCCGGAACACCTCACGGGCACGTAG
- a CDS encoding XdhC family protein yields the protein MLDIADELHRWVEQGRDFAVATVVAVGGSAPRQPGAALAVDSEGTAIGSVSGGCVEGAVYDLCRQALQYGGTVLERFGYSDEDAFAVGLTCGGIIDILVTPVRADSPAREVFAAALSAAAGGGTSAEGRGRDAAAVARITDGPADVMGRALLVRTDGSYEGSLGGHPELDRTAAGEARALLDAGRTGTAVIGEDGSRCGQPLTLLVESSVPAPRMIVFGAIDFASALVRVGKFLGHHVTVCDARPVFATRARFPEADEIVVDWPHRYLESTQVDGRTVLCVLTHDAKFDVPLLERALRLPVAYVGAMGSRRTHEDRNRRLREAGVTELELARLRSPIGLDLGARTPEETALSIAAEIVAARRGGSGVPLTGAHTPIHHDGPRIPAQIIGSVA from the coding sequence ATGCTGGACATCGCCGACGAGCTGCACCGGTGGGTCGAGCAGGGACGCGACTTCGCCGTCGCCACCGTCGTGGCGGTCGGCGGGAGCGCGCCCCGCCAGCCGGGTGCCGCTCTCGCCGTCGACAGCGAGGGCACGGCGATCGGGTCGGTCTCCGGAGGGTGCGTGGAGGGCGCTGTCTACGACCTGTGCCGGCAGGCGCTCCAGTACGGCGGGACCGTACTCGAACGCTTCGGCTACAGCGACGAGGACGCCTTCGCCGTGGGCCTGACCTGCGGCGGGATCATCGACATCCTCGTCACCCCGGTACGCGCGGACTCTCCCGCCAGGGAGGTGTTCGCGGCCGCGCTGTCCGCCGCCGCCGGTGGGGGCACCTCCGCCGAAGGCAGGGGGAGGGATGCGGCGGCGGTCGCGCGGATCACCGACGGACCGGCCGACGTCATGGGCCGCGCCCTCCTGGTCCGTACGGACGGCTCGTACGAGGGATCGCTCGGCGGTCACCCGGAACTGGACCGCACCGCCGCGGGCGAGGCCCGCGCCCTGCTCGACGCCGGCCGCACCGGCACCGCCGTCATCGGTGAGGACGGCTCCCGCTGCGGACAGCCGCTGACACTGCTCGTCGAGTCGAGCGTGCCCGCGCCGCGCATGATCGTCTTCGGTGCGATCGACTTCGCGTCGGCGCTCGTCCGGGTGGGCAAGTTCCTCGGCCACCACGTGACCGTGTGCGACGCCAGGCCCGTCTTCGCGACGCGGGCCCGCTTTCCGGAGGCGGACGAGATCGTCGTCGACTGGCCGCACCGCTACCTGGAGTCGACGCAGGTCGACGGCCGTACGGTGCTGTGCGTCCTCACCCACGACGCCAAGTTCGACGTGCCGCTGCTGGAGCGGGCGCTGCGGCTTCCCGTCGCGTACGTCGGGGCGATGGGCTCCCGCCGCACCCACGAGGACCGCAACCGCCGGCTGCGCGAGGCCGGCGTCACCGAACTGGAGCTCGCCCGACTGCGCTCGCCGATCGGCCTCGACCTGGGCGCCCGTACGCCCGAGGAGACGGCCCTGTCGATCGCGGCCGAGATCGTCGCCGCCCGGCGCGGCGGCAGCGGGGTCCCGCTCACCGGCGCGCACACCCCGATCCACCACGACGGCCCGCGGATACCGGCGCAGATCATCGGGTCGGTCGCCTGA
- a CDS encoding (2Fe-2S)-binding protein, translating into MRVNFTVNGRRQEADDVWEGESLLYVLRERLGLPGSKNACEQGECGSCTVRLDGVPVCSCLVAAGQVEGREVVTVEGLADFAKQREEQGHGGCATGACGTTLQEAQQWSAKGTDSQTGEGTELAPIQQAFIDAGAVQCGFCTPGLLVAADELLEHNASPSDADIREALSGNLCRCTGYEKILDAVRLAAARQGRQGHQEATV; encoded by the coding sequence ATGCGAGTCAATTTCACGGTCAACGGCCGTAGGCAGGAAGCCGACGACGTGTGGGAGGGCGAGAGCCTCCTCTACGTGCTGCGTGAGCGCCTGGGCCTGCCCGGCTCGAAGAACGCCTGCGAGCAGGGCGAATGCGGCTCCTGCACGGTCCGCCTCGACGGGGTGCCGGTGTGCTCCTGCCTGGTCGCCGCAGGACAGGTCGAGGGCCGCGAGGTCGTCACCGTCGAGGGCCTGGCGGACTTCGCCAAGCAGCGCGAGGAGCAAGGACACGGCGGATGCGCGACGGGCGCCTGCGGTACGACGCTCCAGGAAGCCCAGCAGTGGTCCGCCAAGGGCACCGACTCGCAGACCGGCGAGGGCACCGAACTCGCCCCGATCCAGCAGGCGTTCATCGACGCCGGCGCCGTGCAGTGCGGCTTCTGCACCCCGGGTCTGCTCGTCGCCGCCGACGAGCTGCTGGAGCACAACGCCTCCCCGTCCGACGCGGACATCCGCGAGGCGCTCTCCGGCAACCTCTGCCGCTGCACCGGTTACGAGAAGATCCTCGACGCCGTCCGCCTCGCGGCCGCTCGTCAGGGACGTCAGGGACACCAGGAAGCGACGGTCTGA
- a CDS encoding FAD binding domain-containing protein has translation MDFLRPASWEEALAAKAEHPTAVPIAGGTDIMVEINFDHRRPEYLLDLNRIVELREWETGEENVRLGASVPYTQIMENLRAELPGLALASHTVASPQIRNRGGVGGNLGTASPAGDAHPALLAAGAEVEVESVRGARFIPIDEFYTGVKRNALAPDELIKTIHIKKADGPQQYSKVGTRNAMVIAVCAFGIALHPETRTVKTGIGSAAPTPVRAKAAEDFLNAALEEGGFWDSGKIITPSVAKQFAELASAACNPIDDVRGTAKYRRHAVGIMARRTLGWTWEQYRGTGRTLEGAA, from the coding sequence ATGGACTTCCTTCGCCCCGCCAGCTGGGAGGAGGCGCTCGCCGCCAAGGCCGAGCACCCCACGGCTGTGCCCATCGCGGGTGGCACCGACATCATGGTCGAGATCAACTTCGACCACCGGCGGCCCGAGTACCTCCTGGACCTGAACCGCATCGTCGAGCTGCGCGAGTGGGAAACCGGCGAGGAGAACGTCCGACTGGGCGCCTCCGTCCCGTACACCCAGATCATGGAGAACCTCCGGGCCGAGCTGCCCGGACTCGCCCTCGCCTCGCACACCGTCGCCTCCCCGCAGATCCGCAACCGCGGCGGCGTCGGCGGCAACCTCGGCACCGCGTCCCCCGCCGGTGACGCCCACCCGGCCCTGCTGGCCGCGGGCGCCGAGGTCGAGGTCGAGTCGGTGCGCGGCGCCCGCTTCATCCCCATCGACGAGTTCTACACCGGAGTGAAGCGCAACGCGCTCGCCCCGGACGAGCTGATCAAGACCATCCACATCAAGAAGGCCGACGGGCCCCAGCAGTACTCGAAGGTCGGCACCCGCAACGCGATGGTGATCGCCGTCTGCGCCTTCGGCATCGCGCTGCACCCCGAGACCCGCACCGTGAAGACCGGCATCGGCTCCGCCGCGCCCACACCCGTGCGTGCCAAGGCCGCCGAGGACTTCCTGAACGCCGCACTGGAGGAAGGCGGCTTCTGGGACAGCGGCAAGATCATCACCCCCTCGGTCGCCAAGCAGTTCGCCGAGCTCGCCTCCGCCGCCTGCAACCCGATCGACGACGTCCGTGGCACCGCCAAGTACCGCCGCCACGCGGTCGGCATCATGGCCCGCCGCACCCTCGGCTGGACCTGGGAGCAGTACCGCGGCACCGGCCGCACGCTTGAAGGAGCTGCCTGA
- a CDS encoding TetR/AcrR family transcriptional regulator yields MAEHPYHHGDLRAALLKGAEHTLREKGASALSLRELARSIGVSHAAPSRHFKDKQALLDALALSGFQRLTLALRQAATDAGTQGELTALARAYVGFATGNPELLEVMYARKHDPNASEQLKEAVDQLVVAVVQPIADGQAAGDIVPGDTMSIAMVVAATLHGIASFAANGALTPEAVTGVLDDAVHHLLHGLTPR; encoded by the coding sequence ATGGCTGAGCACCCCTACCACCACGGAGACCTGCGCGCCGCCCTGCTGAAGGGCGCGGAGCACACCCTGCGAGAGAAGGGAGCCTCCGCGCTGTCGCTGCGGGAGCTCGCCCGCTCGATCGGCGTGAGCCACGCCGCGCCGAGCCGTCACTTCAAGGACAAGCAGGCCCTGCTCGACGCGCTCGCCCTCAGCGGATTCCAGCGCCTCACCCTCGCGCTGCGGCAGGCCGCCACCGACGCCGGCACGCAGGGCGAACTCACCGCACTGGCCAGGGCGTACGTGGGCTTCGCGACCGGCAATCCGGAGCTGCTGGAGGTGATGTACGCACGCAAGCACGACCCGAACGCCTCCGAGCAGCTCAAGGAGGCCGTGGACCAACTGGTCGTGGCGGTGGTGCAGCCGATCGCCGACGGACAGGCCGCCGGGGACATCGTCCCCGGAGACACGATGAGCATCGCCATGGTCGTGGCGGCGACCCTCCACGGGATCGCCTCCTTCGCGGCCAATGGCGCCCTGACCCCGGAAGCGGTCACCGGCGTCCTCGACGACGCGGTCCACCACCTGCTCCACGGACTGACCCCGCGGTGA
- a CDS encoding PucR family transcriptional regulator produces the protein MRLRALMETDALGLRLLGGDDELDRTVRGVMTTDLRDPSRYLSGGELVLTGLAWRRSAEDSEPFVRILASAGVVGLAAGEAELGNIPDDLVVACARHRLPLFAVNESVAFATITEHVVRQVSGERAGDLAAVVDRHRRLMTSGPAGGGPEVVLDLLGSDLDLRAWVLSPTGRQIAGAGDPLPAEVSAALAGEHLAATRTGRRGPHRATAGGTAYSLFPIRNTGRGAAPASRDVRETVLSDWLLAVEADASDWPAARLDLLQGVTQLIAVERDRREAARTVRRRLAQEVLELVQSGAAPAEIAARLRVAAPVLLPGLGTAPHWQVVVARVEWEQEGGGAPVEAGPVTQSLLEEILVDPATGGSESADRIAVAHTGDEAIALVPLPGVSVTADTDLLDTPPVGTSDIGLHADALLAAVHDPLSAGLDGDGRLTLGVSAAVHSAEGLRGALEEARHARRVAGARPGRVCAAGHHELASHVLLLPFVPDDVRRAFTARLLDPLRDYDRRHRAELIPTLEAFLDCDGSWTRCATRLHLHVNTLRYRVGRIEQLTGRDLSRLEDKLDFFLALRMS, from the coding sequence ATGCGGCTGCGCGCACTGATGGAGACCGACGCGCTGGGACTGCGGCTGCTCGGCGGCGACGACGAGCTGGACCGCACCGTCCGTGGCGTGATGACGACCGACCTGCGGGATCCCAGCCGCTACCTCTCGGGCGGTGAGCTGGTCCTCACCGGTCTCGCCTGGCGTCGCTCAGCCGAGGATTCCGAGCCTTTTGTACGTATTCTCGCAAGCGCCGGGGTCGTCGGACTCGCCGCCGGTGAGGCCGAGCTGGGCAACATCCCGGACGACCTCGTCGTGGCGTGTGCACGCCACCGGCTGCCGCTGTTCGCCGTCAACGAGTCCGTCGCGTTCGCGACGATCACCGAGCACGTCGTACGGCAGGTGTCCGGCGAGCGGGCCGGGGACCTGGCCGCCGTCGTGGACCGGCACCGCCGGCTGATGACCTCGGGCCCGGCGGGCGGCGGACCGGAGGTGGTCCTCGACCTCCTAGGCTCCGACCTGGACCTCCGCGCCTGGGTGCTCTCCCCCACCGGCCGCCAGATCGCGGGTGCGGGCGACCCGCTGCCCGCCGAGGTGAGCGCCGCGCTCGCCGGCGAGCACCTGGCCGCGACCCGCACGGGGCGCCGCGGTCCGCACCGGGCGACCGCCGGCGGTACGGCGTATTCGCTCTTCCCGATCCGCAACACCGGCCGCGGCGCCGCGCCGGCCTCGCGCGACGTGCGCGAGACCGTGCTCTCCGACTGGCTGCTCGCGGTCGAGGCCGACGCGTCCGACTGGCCCGCCGCCCGGCTGGACCTGCTCCAGGGCGTCACCCAGCTGATCGCCGTCGAGCGGGACCGGCGCGAGGCGGCCCGTACGGTACGCCGCCGGCTCGCCCAGGAGGTCCTGGAGCTCGTCCAGAGCGGCGCCGCGCCCGCCGAGATCGCCGCCCGGCTGCGGGTCGCCGCGCCCGTGCTGCTGCCGGGCCTCGGGACCGCGCCGCACTGGCAGGTCGTCGTCGCGCGCGTCGAGTGGGAGCAGGAGGGCGGCGGGGCCCCGGTCGAGGCCGGTCCCGTCACCCAGTCGCTGCTGGAGGAGATCCTGGTCGACCCGGCGACGGGGGGCTCGGAATCCGCCGACCGCATCGCCGTGGCACACACCGGGGACGAGGCGATCGCGCTCGTGCCGCTCCCAGGGGTGAGCGTCACCGCCGACACCGATCTGCTCGACACCCCGCCCGTCGGCACGTCCGACATCGGGCTGCACGCGGACGCCCTGCTCGCCGCCGTCCACGACCCGCTGTCCGCGGGCCTCGACGGCGACGGCCGGCTCACCCTCGGCGTCAGCGCCGCGGTCCACTCGGCGGAGGGCCTGCGCGGCGCGCTGGAGGAGGCCCGCCACGCCCGCCGCGTCGCCGGCGCCCGTCCCGGGCGGGTGTGCGCGGCGGGCCACCACGAGCTGGCCTCGCACGTGCTGCTGCTCCCCTTCGTCCCCGACGACGTCCGCCGCGCCTTCACGGCCCGGCTGCTGGACCCGCTGCGAGACTACGACCGGCGCCACCGCGCCGAGCTGATCCCGACCCTCGAGGCCTTCCTGGACTGCGACGGTTCGTGGACGCGGTGCGCGACCCGGCTGCATCTGCACGTGAACACGCTGCGGTACCGGGTCGGGCGGATCGAGCAGCTGACGGGGCGTGATCTGTCGCGGCTGGAGGACAAGCTGGACTTCTTCCTGGCGCTGCGGATGAGTTGA